AAAAGTTGATTGCGCACTAGTTGCGCCGCTTGTGTCCGCGCTGCAAGCGCGGGCATAAGGTTCCCGAGATGGCCCCCAGATGATACTTGTAGGTGCAACTTGTCAATCGTGGACGCGAGTGCGGAAGAAAATCGCGAGTTGATCGCCGATTTCGTCGACGAGGCCCTGTCATCGATGACGGACCTCGCTGTGCGACTGGAGACGCACCGCGCGAACCCAGCCGATGCGGATGCCATCAACGCGGTGTTTCGTTCGGTGCATTCCATCAAGGGTTGCGCCGGCTTTCTCAATCTGTTGGCCATCAAGACGTTCTCCCACGCGTTAGAAAACACGCTGGACGAGATCCGCCAGCAACGGCTCGAATTGACCAGCGATCTCCTACGCGCGCTCGTGCTGGGGTTCGACTTGCTCAGCGAGATGCTCAACGCGGCGCTGGCTGGCGAAGTGGCCGAGGAGTTGGGCGATCGCGAACATGAATTGCTGGAGCGTGTCGCGACGTTGAGCGCGGGGGCGATCGTACCTCATCCGACGTCCGAAGAATCGCTGCTCGCGTCGATCCTCGCGCTCGCCGACGAAATGTCGGGAGCGCCCGAGCTATCTCTCTGGGTCGAGCGACTGCGCAAAGCCGCGGTCGCGGCGCGCCTGCAGGGCGTCGAAACGCCAAGCGAAGCGGCGCCTGCGTCATCGGCACGGCCCGCGGCGAACCAAACCGCTGACGAACCGTCAACGAATGCGGAGGCCGCGCGGCCCACAGCGGCCGAAGCGGGAGGCGCACAATCGCGCGGCCGGTTGGTGCGCGTCAAGGAAGAGCGGCTCGACGAATTTCTCGATCATGTGTCCGGCTTGTTCATCACTGGCGAAATGCTCAAGGATCTGCACTCGCGGATGCGCGAGAGCCGGCAGATGACTTCGCTCGTCGAAGAAATGCGCCAGATCAACCGCGCCTTCGCTTCGCAAACGACCAATCTGCAACAACGGCTCGTGTCCCTACGCCGCGTGTCGGTGGCCGGCTTGTTCGCCAAGTTTCCGCGCATGGCGCGCGGCCTGGCCGACCAGCTCGGCAAGCAAATCGACGTGCACGTCAGCGGCGAAGAAGTCGAGATCGACAAGAACCTGGTCGAAGAGCTCGATTCCCCGCTGACGCACATGATTCGCAACGTGGTGGATCACGGCATCGAAGGCCCGGCCGACCGCGTTAAGCGCGGCGTCGGCGAAGTAGGCAACCTCTGGTTGCACGCCGAACAGACACGCACGCACGTGCGCCTAACCGTGCGCGACGACGGCCGCGGTGTGGATCCGGAGCGAATGCGCCGTAAAGCGGTCGAGAAAGGAATGCTCACCGAGGTTCAGGCCCGCGCGCTGAGCGATCAGGAAGCGACCGAGTTGATCTTCGCCGCGGGCTTCTCGACCGCGGAAAAACTCTCGGACATCTCGGGGCGCGGCGTCGGCATGGACGTCGTTCGCACCACGGTTCGCGAGCACAATGGCGACGTGCATGTCGAGTCGAAGGTGAACGTCGGCACGACGTTCACAATCACCATCCCGATTCGTAGCGGCGTCCTGGTCGTCGACGGGCTGTTGACCGAAACGTCCGGCGAAAAGTTCGTGCTCCCGTTCGAGCACTTGCTGGAAATTACCTTCCTGAAGCGTTCCGAACTCACCGACGTGCAAGGCTCGCTGGCCGCGCGGATTCGCGGCAATACCTACGGCGCGGTGCATCTCTCCGACGTCCTGGAACTCCCCAAAGCCGAGATGCAACCGAACGACATCCTCAGTGTCGTGCTGGTCGGCTGCAAGTTCGGCAAGCTCTGCCTGATCGTCGACCGCGTGCTCGGCCACCGCCAGGTCGTGGTCAACAATGTCCAGGACGTCCTCCCGTGCAGCTCCCGACTCGCCGGCGTCGCCCAACTGGGCGGCGGTCGACTGGCGCTCTTGCTGAGCGTGCCTGAGATCGTGCGTCAGCTTCACTTGCACACGCGCTAGGCGTTCGCGCGAACGTACGTCTTACCCAATCGCGCTCAACCTCACGTCGCCCCTCGGCGCGTCCGGCGAATCTCGCGTCACTACGTCGAAATGCCGGCGTCGCCCAGGAAGGTGTGTCAGAATTAAAAACCAGCCACGCGGGCGAGCATCGCAATTGGTTCCAGGCTGGTCCGGGGCGTACAATGGCCCGTTACGACGTTGACGGAGAGCCTCCCAGCGCGGGGTCGCCGACTTTGCGCTGATTGCGTATATTGCCAGATTCCCAGCGTGCCAGCCGAACGCCCACCCGAGCTCGCTAACGGCCGAAGATGTACGATTACGTGCTCGAGTTTTTCAGCCAAGGTACGTCCGCCTACGGCGGCATCGTACTGATTTTGGTGCTGACGGGCGCCGGCCTCCCGATCCCCGAAGAAATCCCCGTGATCGCGGCGGGAGTCCTCAGCGGGCACGGGACGCTCCATGTCGGCCTGGCCTTCGCGGCCTGCTTGGTCGGTGCATTGGCGGGCGACTGTGTTATGTACGGCCTCGGCCGCTATTTCGGCCGCTCGCTGCTGCGAGAACGCCATTGGTTCGCCCCGTTTCTGACGCCCGAGCGCGAAGCCCTCATCGAGGAGCACATCAAACGGCATGGGCTGAAGGTCTTCTTCCTGGCCCGCTTTCTCGTCGGCTTGCGGTCGCCCGTTTTCCTCGCGGCCGGCATCCTGCGCGTGCCATTTCGACGGTTCATCCTGATCGACTTGTTCTGCGCGACCGTGGTGATCTCGTTCTTCTTTTCCCTCGGCTACATCTTCGCATACAAGATTCGCGAGTGGCTCCAGGCCATCCGGCAGGCCGAATACGCGCTCAGCGGATCGCTGCTGGCCGTCATCGCCGTGGTCGGGCTTTATTTCTATGTCCGTCGCCGCCGTGCGCGCGCGGACGCGCTACGCGACGGCGCCGCTGGCGGCGAGCTGCCGAACGCCGCCAAAGAACAAACCAAAAGCGTGGCGTAACGCCATCCATCGCCCAGGTTCGCGGCGCGTCTCCCCGGCGGTTATACTGCGTCCATTGGCCATCGCCGCGCCTTTGCTTTACACGTATTTTTTCATGCCGCGGATGGCAACCACGAAAGGCACGAAAAGCACGAACTTCTTGTGCAGAATCAGATTGCGAAGCAAGACCTAAGCGGGCGTACTCCCGACGGTTGGCAAAACATGGACCGCCGTAGCATTCCCAGGCAACTCAAACTTTCGTGATTTTCGTGCCTTTCGTGGTTCCATCCGAGCTGTGTAATACAACGAGTTCGCAGCGCCCTGGTTATTGATTGCAACGATGAATCCCCGCGGACATAGATTTCGATTCCTGTTCGCGCTCGTGGCCCTCGGGCCAGCGGCGCAGGTTGCCGTTGCGCAACCGCCCGGCGTGCAGCCCGTGTTCCGCGCGCAGATGGCGCTGGCCAACCCGGAGGTTCAGCAGGGACGCATCGTGTGCCGTTTGAACCGCCTCACGCGCTGGGGCAACAACATCTCGCGCAAGTCGGGCGCGAGTGAATCGCTGCGCTTCGAGCAAAGCGAGCGCGGCACGGCCATGCACTACAAGCTCAGCTCCGCCGAACGGCGCCTGGCAATCGACGCCCTGGAACATGAACTGACGATCCTGCACGAACATCTGACCAACGGCGAAGCGGATGAAGTTGTGCGCTTCGAACAACGGCCAGGGCAGACGCTGTCGTTCGAAGTTCGCACCGGAGATGTCACCCAGCAACTCCACGGCGACACCGTCTGGCATCTCTGGCTGCACGATCCGGAGATCTGCCAGCGCCACTTGGCCCCGCTGTGCGAACTGCTTGGCATGTCGCTGCCGTGGACGAAGTTCACGCAGGCCTTGGAATCCAAGTTGTTCTTACTTGCCGACGCTGGCCAGGCCCACGACGCGACGCTGTGGCGCGTCTGGTTATCGGAATTGAAGGACGATCGCTTCGCCGTGCGCGAGGCCGCCGATCGCCAACTGCGTTCTGCGGGTACCGCTTTGGCGCCCTTCCTGCGTCGTCTGGATACAAAGCAGCTCGATGCGGAGCAGCGTTATCGACTGCGCCG
This DNA window, taken from Planctomycetia bacterium, encodes the following:
- a CDS encoding ATP-binding protein encodes the protein MDASAEENRELIADFVDEALSSMTDLAVRLETHRANPADADAINAVFRSVHSIKGCAGFLNLLAIKTFSHALENTLDEIRQQRLELTSDLLRALVLGFDLLSEMLNAALAGEVAEELGDREHELLERVATLSAGAIVPHPTSEESLLASILALADEMSGAPELSLWVERLRKAAVAARLQGVETPSEAAPASSARPAANQTADEPSTNAEAARPTAAEAGGAQSRGRLVRVKEERLDEFLDHVSGLFITGEMLKDLHSRMRESRQMTSLVEEMRQINRAFASQTTNLQQRLVSLRRVSVAGLFAKFPRMARGLADQLGKQIDVHVSGEEVEIDKNLVEELDSPLTHMIRNVVDHGIEGPADRVKRGVGEVGNLWLHAEQTRTHVRLTVRDDGRGVDPERMRRKAVEKGMLTEVQARALSDQEATELIFAAGFSTAEKLSDISGRGVGMDVVRTTVREHNGDVHVESKVNVGTTFTITIPIRSGVLVVDGLLTETSGEKFVLPFEHLLEITFLKRSELTDVQGSLAARIRGNTYGAVHLSDVLELPKAEMQPNDILSVVLVGCKFGKLCLIVDRVLGHRQVVVNNVQDVLPCSSRLAGVAQLGGGRLALLLSVPEIVRQLHLHTR
- a CDS encoding DedA family protein; protein product: MYDYVLEFFSQGTSAYGGIVLILVLTGAGLPIPEEIPVIAAGVLSGHGTLHVGLAFAACLVGALAGDCVMYGLGRYFGRSLLRERHWFAPFLTPEREALIEEHIKRHGLKVFFLARFLVGLRSPVFLAAGILRVPFRRFILIDLFCATVVISFFFSLGYIFAYKIREWLQAIRQAEYALSGSLLAVIAVVGLYFYVRRRRARADALRDGAAGGELPNAAKEQTKSVA